The genomic DNA AGCAGGGCTTCATCTTCATTTCGTCTCCCGGTTCGGTGACGCCATTCCATATCGATCCGGAGAATAACTTCCTTCTGCAGATCCGCGGCACGAAGAAGGTCTGGATGTTCGGACAGAACGATCGCGAAGTCCTCCCCGAAACGCAGGTCGAAGACTTCTTCTCCGGCGCTCACCGGAACATGCAGTTCGAAGAACGATTCCGCGAGCGTGGCGAGCAGTTCGATCTGTCGCCCGGCGAAGGTTTGCACTTCCCCGTCGTGGCGCCGCACTACGTCGAAAATGGCCCCGAGGTCTCGGTCTCGTTCAGCATCACCTTCCAGACCCAAGACTCCTCGGATCGGCAAACCCTTCATCGCTTCAACCGCCACCTGCGACGGATCGGTTTGACTCCGTCGAACGTCGGCGAGCGTCCCGGTCGCGACAACGCAAAATTGGCGATGTTGCGGACGCTGCGGAAGGTGAAGAACATCGTGCGACAGCCCGCCGACGCGTAGCCGTTACCCAGGCCTTCTGCCTGGGCTATGCAAATTGCTGGACCTTCGGCCCGCGATGGGAGCCGAAATCCCATTCGCAGGCCTGGAGCCTGGGTTACAAAAACTTGCTGGGCCGTTCAGCCCGCCAACACGCGTTAGGCCGCTTTGGCGGTGGCGACTTCTTGCGTCACGCCGGCGACCAGGCGAATCGTTCGGTTGGCGAACGACGCGGTTTGGGCATCGTGAGTGACCATCACGATTGTGCGGCCATCGTTGTGGAACTCGGTCAGATATTCCATCACTTGCACGCGGGTCTCGGCATCAAGGTTTCCCGTCGGTTCGTCGGCCAAGATGATCTGAGGATCGTTGGCCAACGTCCGCGCCAGTGCGACGCGTTGTTGTTGCCCTTGACTCATCTCCGACGGTCGGTGATCGCTGCGGT from Rosistilla oblonga includes the following:
- a CDS encoding cupin-like domain-containing protein, translating into MLQPLPTALSQDHLCDLDQQKFIDDFNRRPFKIGHQLSDHPLFALESLIALSKDLPADRVEYNAGNLPVSQDPTSTPQNGLSVEETIQRIQQCQSWLVLKNVELNNQYGDLLDQCLDQVKPLAALVSEGMTHKQGFIFISSPGSVTPFHIDPENNFLLQIRGTKKVWMFGQNDREVLPETQVEDFFSGAHRNMQFEERFRERGEQFDLSPGEGLHFPVVAPHYVENGPEVSVSFSITFQTQDSSDRQTLHRFNRHLRRIGLTPSNVGERPGRDNAKLAMLRTLRKVKNIVRQPADA